Proteins encoded by one window of Desulfovibrio ferrophilus:
- a CDS encoding L-serine ammonia-lyase — translation MNAITTSVFDLFSIGPGPSSSHTIGPMRAAYDFLTRVRELPPSELTRAGKLTVQLFGSLSATGDGHGTDKAVLAGLLGYLPESVPQELLDDLLEHPKDTHPLPVEDCRVMLGPQTVIFDNLEHDFPFNNTLVLTLLAGSTPLLTMEYYSTGGGFVQWKGWQEPDLGQPPHPYETMAQLKAQLQAKDLRLHQLILENEKALHGRSEREIYDQLDLIARSMENAVRRGCDTEGKLPGCIGLSRKAPTLVRRAKESEHSADRFLMLLDAYAMAAAEENAAGHVVVTAPTSGSSGVIPSILYALHNHMGSDRQTIREAFLTAAAVGFLVKHNASIAGAEVGCQGEIGTASAMAAAMLAYAKGYRFQVAENAAEIALEHHLGLTCDPVGGYVQIPCIERNAMGAVKAYNAYLMATLGDPTTQIIDLDKAIWTMNQTGRDMHCKYKETSLGGLALNNPKC, via the coding sequence ATGAACGCAATCACAACATCGGTCTTCGACCTATTCAGCATCGGCCCCGGACCATCCAGTTCGCATACCATCGGCCCCATGCGAGCGGCCTATGATTTTCTGACACGGGTCCGTGAACTGCCTCCCAGCGAACTGACCCGTGCCGGCAAGCTCACAGTGCAATTGTTCGGGTCCCTGTCCGCCACCGGAGACGGTCACGGCACGGACAAGGCTGTTCTTGCGGGATTGCTGGGATATCTGCCCGAATCCGTGCCTCAGGAACTACTGGATGACCTCTTGGAGCACCCCAAAGACACCCATCCACTACCCGTGGAGGATTGCCGAGTGATGCTGGGACCGCAGACCGTGATCTTTGACAACCTTGAGCACGACTTCCCGTTTAACAACACCCTTGTGCTCACGCTGCTGGCCGGTTCCACCCCCCTGCTGACAATGGAATATTACTCCACCGGTGGCGGATTCGTTCAATGGAAGGGCTGGCAGGAGCCGGATTTGGGTCAGCCACCCCACCCCTATGAAACCATGGCCCAGCTCAAGGCTCAGCTTCAGGCCAAGGATTTGCGCCTGCACCAGTTGATTCTGGAGAACGAGAAAGCCCTGCACGGACGCAGTGAACGCGAAATTTACGACCAGCTGGACCTTATTGCCCGATCCATGGAAAACGCCGTGCGCCGGGGCTGCGACACCGAAGGCAAGCTGCCGGGCTGCATCGGCCTGTCACGCAAGGCCCCGACTCTGGTGCGCCGAGCCAAGGAATCCGAGCATAGTGCCGATCGCTTTCTGATGCTGCTGGATGCCTATGCCATGGCGGCGGCCGAAGAAAATGCGGCAGGACACGTGGTGGTCACCGCGCCCACGTCCGGTTCCTCCGGGGTCATCCCCAGCATTCTCTACGCCCTGCACAACCATATGGGTTCTGATCGCCAGACCATCCGCGAGGCCTTCCTGACCGCTGCTGCCGTGGGCTTTCTGGTCAAGCACAACGCCTCCATTGCTGGAGCCGAAGTTGGCTGCCAGGGTGAGATCGGCACGGCCTCGGCCATGGCCGCAGCCATGCTGGCCTACGCCAAGGGCTATCGCTTCCAGGTAGCAGAAAACGCCGCGGAGATCGCTCTGGAACACCATTTGGGGCTGACTTGCGACCCGGTGGGCGGTTACGTGCAGATCCCCTGCATCGAACGCAATGCCATGGGCGCGGTGAAAGCCTACAATGCCTACCTGATGGCCACCCTCGGCGATCCCACAACCCAGATCATCGATCTGGACAAGGCCATCTGGACCATGAATCAGACCGGACGCGACATGCATTGCAAGTATAAAGAGACCAGCCTGGGTGGCCTGGCCCTGAATAATCCAAAATGCTAG
- a CDS encoding YheT family hydrolase, whose amino-acid sequence MQTLYPVLRRPTLSLEYTRERLTLPDGDFLDLDWSLAPGSQGQRAGGVALVIHGLEGHSRRKYLQGMVKALNGAGWDCVAMNHRGCSGEMNRLARFYHSGETDDVHSALTYAIGAGQYNRAALVGFSMGGNQTLKYLGEDPQRVPVQLQCAVAVSAPCDLAGCARVLEQGFSRVYQAYLMRSLRQKVREKHEIFPDRIPVDGLSRMTTFREFDDAYTAPCNGFRDAADYYEKCSSARVLEGIQIPVLTLSAQDDPFLSEGCYPYDMARGSQWLHLETPQTGGHVGFAVNGAAGPYYSEQRAVEFLDRFA is encoded by the coding sequence GTGCAGACACTGTATCCGGTCCTGCGGCGGCCCACTCTCTCCCTTGAGTACACCCGCGAACGTCTGACCTTGCCTGATGGTGACTTCCTTGATCTTGACTGGAGTCTGGCCCCAGGCTCACAGGGACAGCGTGCGGGGGGTGTGGCTCTGGTCATTCACGGCTTGGAGGGCCATTCAAGGCGCAAGTACCTGCAAGGGATGGTCAAGGCTCTGAATGGCGCGGGCTGGGATTGCGTGGCCATGAATCACCGCGGTTGCTCTGGCGAGATGAATCGCCTGGCAAGGTTTTACCACAGTGGTGAGACCGATGACGTGCATAGTGCCCTGACCTATGCCATTGGGGCAGGGCAGTACAACCGTGCTGCGCTGGTTGGGTTCTCCATGGGTGGGAATCAGACGCTTAAATATCTGGGAGAGGACCCGCAGCGTGTGCCTGTCCAGTTGCAGTGTGCTGTTGCCGTGTCGGCCCCGTGTGATCTCGCTGGGTGTGCTCGGGTGCTGGAACAGGGATTCTCGCGGGTCTATCAAGCCTATCTGATGCGCAGCCTGCGCCAAAAGGTGCGCGAGAAGCATGAGATTTTTCCTGATCGCATCCCCGTGGATGGACTGAGTCGGATGACCACTTTCCGGGAATTTGACGATGCCTACACCGCTCCCTGTAATGGTTTCAGGGACGCCGCCGACTACTACGAAAAATGTAGCAGCGCCCGTGTGCTCGAGGGGATCCAGATTCCCGTTTTGACCCTCAGCGCCCAGGATGACCCTTTTTTGTCCGAGGGGTGTTACCCTTATGACATGGCCCGCGGCAGTCAATGGCTGCACCTGGAAACACCGCAGACGGGTGGGCACGTTGGTTTTGCCGTGAATGGCGCAGCCGGACCGTATTATTCCGAACAACGGGCAGTGGAATTTTTGGATCGATTTGCCTGA
- a CDS encoding YeeE/YedE thiosulfate transporter family protein: MDKFTSPRPWNPYLCGGLSGLLVVLSVWIAGKYFGASTTFVRSAGLIEQLFDPERVAVMDYFIKTAPKIDWQWMFVAGIFIGSYLAAKFIGGFKIQAVPDMWQERFGPSTAKRALVAFIGGVIAIFGARLAGGCPSGHGLSGTLQLSLSGFIALVCFFLGGLLTARIIYGREGR, translated from the coding sequence ATGGACAAGTTTACATCGCCAAGGCCTTGGAACCCCTATCTTTGTGGCGGACTCAGTGGACTGCTCGTCGTTCTTTCGGTTTGGATTGCAGGCAAATACTTTGGGGCATCCACAACCTTTGTTCGCTCGGCAGGACTCATCGAGCAACTATTCGATCCCGAGCGGGTGGCAGTCATGGACTATTTCATCAAGACGGCCCCCAAAATCGACTGGCAATGGATGTTCGTGGCTGGAATTTTCATCGGCTCGTACCTTGCGGCCAAATTCATTGGCGGATTCAAGATCCAGGCAGTGCCCGATATGTGGCAAGAGCGTTTTGGCCCGAGCACGGCCAAGCGCGCCCTGGTGGCCTTCATTGGCGGCGTTATTGCCATCTTTGGAGCACGTTTGGCGGGTGGTTGCCCCAGTGGGCATGGCCTGAGCGGAACCCTCCAGTTATCCCTGAGCGGATTCATCGCCCTGGTCTGCTTCTTTCTCGGGGGCCTGCTCACTGCGAGGATCATCTACGGCAGGGAGGGGAGATGA